The Pocillopora verrucosa isolate sample1 chromosome 14, ASM3666991v2, whole genome shotgun sequence genome has a segment encoding these proteins:
- the LOC131779602 gene encoding BTB/POZ domain-containing protein KCTD8-like yields MQSPKESPTDQNLPAVVELNVGGQLYTTSLPTLLKDPDSLLSAMFSGKHKIPRDSRGRFFIDRDGMLFRYILDYLRNSKLALPENFNERDRLLAEAEYFRLKGIIKALQREKTGSDSKNIRPSGFLSIGVRGTYAFGRDGLADVKFRKLQRILVCGNVALAREVFGESLNETRDPDRDEARYTNRFYLKHNYLEKAFDQLHDRGFKLITSSAGGAGYDPESEETKWNHFNDYVFFRL; encoded by the coding sequence atgcaatcgCCCAAGGAATCACCAACGGATCAGAATTTACCAGCTGTAGTTGAACTCAATGTAGGTGGTCAGCTTTATACAACGTCTCTTCCGACGCTGTTGAAAGATCCTGACTCGCTGTTAAGCGCAATGTTTAGCGGTAAGCATAAAATCCCTCGAGATTCACGCGGTCGGTTCTTCATCGACCGCGACGGAATGCTTTTTCGCTACATTCTGGATTATCTCCGCAACTCCAAGCTTGCCTTACCAGAAAACTTTAACGAGAGGGACCGCCTGCTCGCGGAAGCGGAATATTTTCGACTGAAGGGCATAATAAAGGCTTTGCAGCGAGAGAAAACGGGCAGTGATAGTAAGAATATTCGACCATCTGGTTTTCTATCTATTGGTGTACGCGGGACATACGCCTTTGGACGAGACGGTCTAGCTGATGTTAAATTTCGAAAGCTCCAGCGTATCCTGGTTTGTGGTAATGTTGCCTTAGCACGGGAGGTATTTGGCGAATCGCTGAACGAAACGCGAGACCCTGATCGAGACGAGGCACGTTATACCAACCGCTTCTACCTAAAGCACAACTATCTGGAAAAAGCTTTCGATCAACTGCACGATAGAGGGTTCAAGCTTATCACAAGTTCGGCCGGCGGAGCTGGTTATGATCCTGAAAGCGAAGAGACAAAATGGAACCACTTCAACGATTATGTGTTCTTCAGACTGTAA
- the LOC131779599 gene encoding nocturnin isoform X3 — MRKIWLCPRVQDMAADKLGFLFARKETMTEITKMVKKFPPLLERTFISCENEGKVKSGETSEFRVLQWNVLADALSTSSPTDNFIKSPPEALLWSKRKLRLLQGILMYDPDIIALEEVDHFEDFFLPSLQKLGYEGLFVAKRESPCLKFANNSGPDGCALFYDRDRFSLQKHRDISLKDSSGEITNQVALMVNLFDKIQGKTLCAAVTHLKAKEGHEDLRLSQGKSLLQSISECIGDDKAVIVLGDFNAEPSEPVCKLMEDNQYLRMKNAYITATGKNPEFTTWKIRPGKEVKHSIDYVWYSENLNVTGCLEIPESDGVPEERCPSLQYPSDHFSLVFDFCWG, encoded by the exons ATGCGGAAAATttggttgtgtcctcgtgtacaG GATATGGCCGCGGATAAACTTGGATTTTTATTTGCACGAAAGGAAACCATGactgaaataacaaaaatggtCAAGAAGTTCCCACCATTGCTTGAGAGGACCTTTATCAGCtgtgagaatgaaggaaaagtCAAAAGTGGGGAAACTTCTGAATTCCGTGTGCTTCAGTGGAATGTCCTTGCTGATG CATTGAGCACTTCAAGTCCAACTGATAACTTTATCAAGAGTCCACCTGAAGCTCTTCTGTGGTCAAAACGAAAGCTCCGATTACTTCAAGGGATATTGATGTATGATCCAGATATCATAGCTCTGGAGGAAGTTGAccattttgaagattttttcttGCCCTCACTTCAAAAACTTGGATATGAGGGACTGTTTGTGGCTAAAAGAGAGTCTCCATGCCTCAAGTTTGCAAATAACTCAGGACCTGATGGCTGTGCTTTGTTTTATGATCGAGACAGATTCTCTCTTCAGAAGCACAGAGATATCTCACTAAAGGATTCTAGTGGAGAAATCACTAATCAAGTTGCTTTGATGGTGAACTTATTTGATAAAATCCAAGGCAAAACTCTTTGTGCTGCTGTCACTCATTTGAAAGCCAAAGAGGGTCATGAAGATTTGCGGCTGAGCCAAGGAAAAAGTCTTTTGCAGTCAATTTCTGAATGCATTGGTGATGATAAGGCTGTGATAGTACTTGGAGATTTTAATGCAGAGCCATCAGAGCCAGTCTGTAAACTGATGGAGGATAATCAATACTTGAGAATGAAAAATGCATACATTACTGCAACAGGCAAGAACCCAGAGTTCACAACCTGGAAGATTCGCCCAGGAAAAGAAGTGAAACATTCTATTGACTATGTATGGTATTCTGAGAACCTTAATGTTACAGGGTGCCTAGAAATTCCAGAAAGTGATGGTGTTCCTGAGGAACGCTGCCCTAGTTTACAGTATCCATCTGATCATTTTTCTTTGGTGTTTGATTTCTGCTGGGGATGA
- the LOC131779627 gene encoding protein Wnt-8b-like, producing MNLFLVSLVVLLFLDLSLQERSKTIKSDSIRESSFLRQRSYNLLWSIVKEGGYRGLAECQTLFQNEIWNCSLHDKNVFQKLPIFFKRTLPQATRETAFLHAISAAAITHELTVQCRQNRIPGCRCGKTRKQQKGKSDWQWGGCSDDIKFGEKETRRFIDKLEKGNDARTAFNLHNNQVGRKVVRSKLRKECRCHGVTGSCTMKTCWKELALFNVVGQELKRKYRSAIRVSFINSKLHRRDNNRDRLVTRKQKKLVYLNSSPDFCVRNSTAGLPGLRGRTCVSDLESEDECRSLCNSCNLPHRTAERYRQVKCRCKFVWCCTVKCELCTKKYSLTTCG from the exons ATGAATCTCTTTCTTGTGTCATTGGTGGTTCTGTTATTTTTGGATCTTTCCCTGCAAGAACGCAGCAAAACTATAAA GTCAGACAGTATCAGGGAAAGCAGTTTTCTTCGACAGAGG agTTACAATTTGCTATGGAGTATTGTCAAGGAGGGAGGTTATCGTGGACTGGCAGAGTGCCAAACGTTATTTCAGAACGAGATTTGGAACTGTTCATTGCACGACAAGAATGTATTTCAGAAGTTACccatcttttttaaaagaactttGCCCCAAG CAACTCGAGAAACAGCTTTCCTTCACGCCATTAGTGCAGCTGCTATTACTCACGAACTAACTGTGCAGTGCAGACAGAACAGAATACCCGGATGCAGGTGcggaaaaacaagaaaacaacaaaaaggaaagagcGACTGGCAGTGGGGAGGATGCAGTGACGACATCAAGTTCGGAGAGAAGGAAACGAGACGGTTTATTGACAAACTGGAGAAAGGAAACGACGCTCGTACAGCGTTCAACCTGCACAATAATCAAGTAGGAAGAAAG GTGGTCCGCTCAAAGCTGAGAAAAGAGTGTAGATGCCATGGCGTTACCGGAAGCTGTACCATGAAAACCTGCTGGAAAGAACTGGCTCTTTTTAACGTGGTTGGACAGgagctaaaaagaaaataccgCTCAGCCATTCGGGTGTCATTCATTAATAGCAAACTTCACAGACGAGACAACAACCGTGACAGACTGGTGACCAGGAAACAGAAGAAATTGGTTTATCTTAACTCGTCCCCAGACTTCTGCGTGCGTAATTCGACCGCGGGCTTACCTGGATTGCGAGGAAGGACATGCGTAAGTGACCTTGAATCCGAAGATGAGTGCAGATCGCTATGTAATTCTTGTAATCTGCCGCATCGGACAGCAGAACGTTACAGGCAGGTCAAATGTAGATGTAAGTTCGTGTGGTGCTGTACTGTTAAATGCGAATTATGTACCAAAAAGTATTCCCTCACAACTTGTGGATGA
- the LOC131779599 gene encoding nocturnin isoform X4 gives MRKIWLCPRVQETMTEITKMVKKFPPLLERTFISCENEGKVKSGETSEFRVLQWNVLADALSTSSPTDNFIKSPPEALLWSKRKLRLLQGILMYDPDIIALEEVDHFEDFFLPSLQKLGYEGLFVAKRESPCLKFANNSGPDGCALFYDRDRFSLQKHRDISLKDSSGEITNQVALMVNLFDKIQGKTLCAAVTHLKAKEGHEDLRLSQGKSLLQSISECIGDDKAVIVLGDFNAEPSEPVCKLMEDNQYLRMKNAYITATGKNPEFTTWKIRPGKEVKHSIDYVWYSENLNVTGCLEIPESDGVPEERCPSLQYPSDHFSLVFDFCWG, from the exons ATGCGGAAAATttggttgtgtcctcgtgtacaG GAAACCATGactgaaataacaaaaatggtCAAGAAGTTCCCACCATTGCTTGAGAGGACCTTTATCAGCtgtgagaatgaaggaaaagtCAAAAGTGGGGAAACTTCTGAATTCCGTGTGCTTCAGTGGAATGTCCTTGCTGATG CATTGAGCACTTCAAGTCCAACTGATAACTTTATCAAGAGTCCACCTGAAGCTCTTCTGTGGTCAAAACGAAAGCTCCGATTACTTCAAGGGATATTGATGTATGATCCAGATATCATAGCTCTGGAGGAAGTTGAccattttgaagattttttcttGCCCTCACTTCAAAAACTTGGATATGAGGGACTGTTTGTGGCTAAAAGAGAGTCTCCATGCCTCAAGTTTGCAAATAACTCAGGACCTGATGGCTGTGCTTTGTTTTATGATCGAGACAGATTCTCTCTTCAGAAGCACAGAGATATCTCACTAAAGGATTCTAGTGGAGAAATCACTAATCAAGTTGCTTTGATGGTGAACTTATTTGATAAAATCCAAGGCAAAACTCTTTGTGCTGCTGTCACTCATTTGAAAGCCAAAGAGGGTCATGAAGATTTGCGGCTGAGCCAAGGAAAAAGTCTTTTGCAGTCAATTTCTGAATGCATTGGTGATGATAAGGCTGTGATAGTACTTGGAGATTTTAATGCAGAGCCATCAGAGCCAGTCTGTAAACTGATGGAGGATAATCAATACTTGAGAATGAAAAATGCATACATTACTGCAACAGGCAAGAACCCAGAGTTCACAACCTGGAAGATTCGCCCAGGAAAAGAAGTGAAACATTCTATTGACTATGTATGGTATTCTGAGAACCTTAATGTTACAGGGTGCCTAGAAATTCCAGAAAGTGATGGTGTTCCTGAGGAACGCTGCCCTAGTTTACAGTATCCATCTGATCATTTTTCTTTGGTGTTTGATTTCTGCTGGGGATGA
- the LOC131779599 gene encoding nocturnin isoform X2, with amino-acid sequence MNTSKSGAKRFLIIGISLVTGIVLLVNGWILSAGSVFENRAFSNFIKKQMNQETMTEITKMVKKFPPLLERTFISCENEGKVKSGETSEFRVLQWNVLADALSTSSPTDNFIKSPPEALLWSKRKLRLLQGILMYDPDIIALEEVDHFEDFFLPSLQKLGYEGLFVAKRESPCLKFANNSGPDGCALFYDRDRFSLQKHRDISLKDSSGEITNQVALMVNLFDKIQGKTLCAAVTHLKAKEGHEDLRLSQGKSLLQSISECIGDDKAVIVLGDFNAEPSEPVCKLMEDNQYLRMKNAYITATGKNPEFTTWKIRPGKEVKHSIDYVWYSENLNVTGCLEIPESDGVPEERCPSLQYPSDHFSLVFDFCWG; translated from the exons ATGAATACTTCGAAGAGTGGTGCAAAGCGTTTTCTTATCATTGGGATATCTCTAGTAACTGGTATTGTTCTTCTTGTAAATGGCTGGATCCTTAGTGCCGGAAGTGTGTTTGAAAACCGAGCGTTTTCGAACTTTATCAAGAAACAAATGAATCAG GAAACCATGactgaaataacaaaaatggtCAAGAAGTTCCCACCATTGCTTGAGAGGACCTTTATCAGCtgtgagaatgaaggaaaagtCAAAAGTGGGGAAACTTCTGAATTCCGTGTGCTTCAGTGGAATGTCCTTGCTGATG CATTGAGCACTTCAAGTCCAACTGATAACTTTATCAAGAGTCCACCTGAAGCTCTTCTGTGGTCAAAACGAAAGCTCCGATTACTTCAAGGGATATTGATGTATGATCCAGATATCATAGCTCTGGAGGAAGTTGAccattttgaagattttttcttGCCCTCACTTCAAAAACTTGGATATGAGGGACTGTTTGTGGCTAAAAGAGAGTCTCCATGCCTCAAGTTTGCAAATAACTCAGGACCTGATGGCTGTGCTTTGTTTTATGATCGAGACAGATTCTCTCTTCAGAAGCACAGAGATATCTCACTAAAGGATTCTAGTGGAGAAATCACTAATCAAGTTGCTTTGATGGTGAACTTATTTGATAAAATCCAAGGCAAAACTCTTTGTGCTGCTGTCACTCATTTGAAAGCCAAAGAGGGTCATGAAGATTTGCGGCTGAGCCAAGGAAAAAGTCTTTTGCAGTCAATTTCTGAATGCATTGGTGATGATAAGGCTGTGATAGTACTTGGAGATTTTAATGCAGAGCCATCAGAGCCAGTCTGTAAACTGATGGAGGATAATCAATACTTGAGAATGAAAAATGCATACATTACTGCAACAGGCAAGAACCCAGAGTTCACAACCTGGAAGATTCGCCCAGGAAAAGAAGTGAAACATTCTATTGACTATGTATGGTATTCTGAGAACCTTAATGTTACAGGGTGCCTAGAAATTCCAGAAAGTGATGGTGTTCCTGAGGAACGCTGCCCTAGTTTACAGTATCCATCTGATCATTTTTCTTTGGTGTTTGATTTCTGCTGGGGATGA
- the LOC131779599 gene encoding nocturnin isoform X1, producing MNTSKSGAKRFLIIGISLVTGIVLLVNGWILSAGSVFENRAFSNFIKKQMNQDMAADKLGFLFARKETMTEITKMVKKFPPLLERTFISCENEGKVKSGETSEFRVLQWNVLADALSTSSPTDNFIKSPPEALLWSKRKLRLLQGILMYDPDIIALEEVDHFEDFFLPSLQKLGYEGLFVAKRESPCLKFANNSGPDGCALFYDRDRFSLQKHRDISLKDSSGEITNQVALMVNLFDKIQGKTLCAAVTHLKAKEGHEDLRLSQGKSLLQSISECIGDDKAVIVLGDFNAEPSEPVCKLMEDNQYLRMKNAYITATGKNPEFTTWKIRPGKEVKHSIDYVWYSENLNVTGCLEIPESDGVPEERCPSLQYPSDHFSLVFDFCWG from the exons ATGAATACTTCGAAGAGTGGTGCAAAGCGTTTTCTTATCATTGGGATATCTCTAGTAACTGGTATTGTTCTTCTTGTAAATGGCTGGATCCTTAGTGCCGGAAGTGTGTTTGAAAACCGAGCGTTTTCGAACTTTATCAAGAAACAAATGAATCAG GATATGGCCGCGGATAAACTTGGATTTTTATTTGCACGAAAGGAAACCATGactgaaataacaaaaatggtCAAGAAGTTCCCACCATTGCTTGAGAGGACCTTTATCAGCtgtgagaatgaaggaaaagtCAAAAGTGGGGAAACTTCTGAATTCCGTGTGCTTCAGTGGAATGTCCTTGCTGATG CATTGAGCACTTCAAGTCCAACTGATAACTTTATCAAGAGTCCACCTGAAGCTCTTCTGTGGTCAAAACGAAAGCTCCGATTACTTCAAGGGATATTGATGTATGATCCAGATATCATAGCTCTGGAGGAAGTTGAccattttgaagattttttcttGCCCTCACTTCAAAAACTTGGATATGAGGGACTGTTTGTGGCTAAAAGAGAGTCTCCATGCCTCAAGTTTGCAAATAACTCAGGACCTGATGGCTGTGCTTTGTTTTATGATCGAGACAGATTCTCTCTTCAGAAGCACAGAGATATCTCACTAAAGGATTCTAGTGGAGAAATCACTAATCAAGTTGCTTTGATGGTGAACTTATTTGATAAAATCCAAGGCAAAACTCTTTGTGCTGCTGTCACTCATTTGAAAGCCAAAGAGGGTCATGAAGATTTGCGGCTGAGCCAAGGAAAAAGTCTTTTGCAGTCAATTTCTGAATGCATTGGTGATGATAAGGCTGTGATAGTACTTGGAGATTTTAATGCAGAGCCATCAGAGCCAGTCTGTAAACTGATGGAGGATAATCAATACTTGAGAATGAAAAATGCATACATTACTGCAACAGGCAAGAACCCAGAGTTCACAACCTGGAAGATTCGCCCAGGAAAAGAAGTGAAACATTCTATTGACTATGTATGGTATTCTGAGAACCTTAATGTTACAGGGTGCCTAGAAATTCCAGAAAGTGATGGTGTTCCTGAGGAACGCTGCCCTAGTTTACAGTATCCATCTGATCATTTTTCTTTGGTGTTTGATTTCTGCTGGGGATGA
- the LOC131779638 gene encoding lysosome membrane protein 2-like, which translates to MESRRRCCGCCSRRVLIMSFAITGVFLLVAGLVLDVGGVFSNIIKNKVDQSVELKPGGLVYEEWVKTSLPVYMKYYVFDLKNHEEVMTGKAVPAVEQKGPYSYRELRSNEVLNWTSDRSIVTFMPNRTYVFDPETSCEGCDDRNDTFMSVNIPLMTLALWVRNNNYDKKHEFCFFGMLIEAELYKVKLFQRKTVYDILWGYKDPFLEFLVKATQGIHIPIIDKNITCPGQDGLTDFVQLQYNNTYYGISAVNSGQTDINKLEQFTMWRGESHLSWWSDKYANMINGTDGTQFSPGVDKQATLYAFSPEVCRSLYFVYESDQTVKDIKLYRFTAPDKLYLNGDTYKPNKGFCMPSGCLPTGLLNISRCQPLNPPVVLSPPHFYQSDKSLLEAVHGLNPEKSKHETYVDIEPITGIVMRAAKRIQINIAVEPVKMFAPTNGKFSKVFLPVMYASESFVITDGKAADFRHKVYLPITITEVIQYFLMGLGALFILLALLLLILTADKKKNDLELRVNEGDGHVKDDERQPLVTDGSAMYT; encoded by the exons ATGGAGTCAAGACGTCGTTGCTGTGGCTGTTGTAGCCGAAGAGTTTTGATCATGAGCTTTGCTATAACAGGAGTCTTTCTCCTTGTGGCTGGCTTAGTTTTAGATGTCGGTGGAGTGTTCTCGAACATAATCAAGAACAAAGTGGATCAG AGTGTTGAACTAAAACCTGGTGGCTTAGTGTATGAAGAGTGGGTTAAAACTTCACTTCCTGTGTACATGAAGTATTACgtatttgacttgaaaaaccATGAGGAAGTAATGACAGGAAAAGCAGTTCCTGCTGTAGAGCAGAAAGGCCCATATTCTTACAG AGAACTTAGATCAAATGAGGTGCTGAACTGGACAAGTGACAGGAGCATTGTAACTTTTATGCCAAACAGAACTTATGTTTTTGATCCGGAGACATCTTGTGAAGGCTGTGATGACAGGAATGATACATTTATGAGTGTGAATATTCCACTTATG ACTCTGGCTTTGTGGGTAAGAAACAACAACTATGACAAGAAGCATGAATTCTGTTTCTTTGGAATGCTAATTGAAGCTGAATTATACAAAGTCAAGTTGTTTCAAAGGAAGACTGTGTATGATATCCTGTGGGGATATAAGGATCCATTCTTGGAGTTCTTAGTAAAGGCCACCCAAGGAATTCATATACCCATCATAGATAAAAATATCACTTGCCCAGGGCAGGATGGATTAACAGACTTTGTCCAGTTACAG TATAACAACACATATTATGGAATAAGTGCTGTGAACAGTGGACAAACTGACATCAACAAGCTTGAACAATTTACTATGTGGAGAGGAGAATC CCATTTATCATGGTGGAGTGACAAGTATGCAAATATGATTAATGGAACAG ATGGTACTCAATTTTCGCCAGGTGTTGATAAACAAGCGACATTATATGCCTTTTCTCCAGAAGTTTGCAG ATCTTTATATTTTGTCTATGAATCCGATCAGACTGTAAAGGACATTAAGCTGTACCGCTTCACAGCACCAGATAAACTTTACTTGAATGGTGATACTTACAAGCCCAATAAGGGATTCTGCATGCCCTCTGGCTGTTTACCCACTGGCTTGCTGAACATCAGCCGCTGTCAGCCATTGA ATCCACCTGTAGTGTTATCGCCACCTCATTTCTACCAAAGTGACAAGTCCTTGTTAGAAGCGGTTCATGGGCTTAACCCAGAGAAGAGCAAACACGAAACTTACGTTGATATCGAACCG attaCTGGTATTGTTATGAGGGCAGCTAAAAGGATTCAAATCAACATTGCCGTGGAGCCTGTGAAAATGTTCGC tccAACTAATGGGAAATTTTCGAAAGTTTTCCTTCCTGTGATGTACGCTAGTGAG AGTTTTGTAATTACCGACGGGAAAGCAGCCGATTTTCGTcacaaggtgtatttaccaatTACAATAACAGAGGTGATACAATATTTTCTGATGGGGCTGGGAGCCCTGTTCATTCTACTAGCCCTGTTGTTGCTGATCTTGACGGCCGATAAGAAGAAAAACGATCTAGAATTGCGTGTAAATGAG GGCGATGGTCATGTTAAGGACGATGAGAGACAGCCTCTTGTTACTGACGG TAGCGCGATGTACACCTAG